Part of the Streptomyces sp. NBC_01460 genome, CGTCGCGGAACGGCAGTCGTGGACCATGGCGGGCATCTGCCAGGCCGGCGACATCCTCGGCCTGATCGACGGGGACGTCGCCGTCATCGGTGAGGACGTCCCCGGCACGGCCCGCACGGTCCTGGACCGGATGCTGTCGGCCGGCGGCGAACTCGTCACCCTGGTCCTCGGCGAGGACGTGCCCGACGCCCTGGCCGACGACCTGGGCGCGCACATCCGCGAGGGCTACCTCGCCGTCGACACGGTCGTCTACCGGGGCGGACACCAGGCGGCGCCCCTGCTGATCGGCGTCGAGTGACACGTCACGGGGCGCGGCGCCCGGCGACATCTGTCAGTGGCGTGGTGTGCAATGGACCGCGTGTCCGCTTTCGATGAACCCCTCAAGAAGCTGCTCGGCGGAGCCACCGCGAAGGTGATGGCCGAACACCTCTACCTGCACACGGTCGGTGATCTGCTGCACCACTACCCGCGGCGCTACGAGGAGCGGGGCCGCCTCACGACGCTCACCGAGCTCCCGCTGGACGAGCACGTGACGGTCGTCGCCCAGGTCGCCGACGCGCGCGTCATGATGTTCAACAACGGCCGGGGCAAGCGGCTCGAGGTCACCCTCACCGACGGCAGCGGCAGACTCCAGCTGGTCTTCTTCGGACACGGCGTCCACAAGCCGCACAAGGAGCTCCTCCCCGGCCGGCGGGCGATGTTCGCGGGCAAGGCATCCCTGTTCAACCACAAGATGCAGCTGGCCCACCCCACGTACCAGCTCCTCGACGCGAATGACGAGGACGAGGCGACCGAGGCCGTCGACGCCTTCGCGGGGCAGCTGCTGCCGATCTACCCGGCCTGCAAGCAACTGGACTCCTGGCGGATCGCCAAGGCCGTCGACACGGTCCTCCCGAGCGCGCAGGAGGCGGTGGACCCGCTGCCCCCGGCACTGCGCGACGGCAGGGGACTCGTCCCGCTCCCCGAGGCGCTGCTCAGGATCCACCGCCCGCACACCAAGGCGGACATCGCCGCCGCGCGGGACCGGCTGCGCTGGGACGAGGCCTTCGTCCTCCAGGTCGCCCTGGCCCGCCGCCGCTACGCGGACACCCAGCTCCCGGCGGTGGCCCGCCGGCCCGTCGCCGGCGGACTGCTCGACGCCTTCGACGCCACGCTCCCCTTCACCCTCACCGAGGGCCAGCAGAAGGTCACCGGGGAGATCTTCGACGCCCTGGCGACCGAACACCCCATGCACCGGCTGCTCCAGGGCGAGGTCGGGTCCGGCAAGACGCTCGTCGCGCTGCGGGCCATGCTCCGCACCGTCGACGCGGGCGGCCAGGCGGCGATGCTCGCACCCACCGAGGTGCTGGCCCAGCAGCACCACCGGTCGATCACCGAGATGATGGGGGAGCTCGCCGAGGGCGGCCTGCTCGGCGGCTCCGACCTGGGCACGAAGGTCGTCCTGCTCACCGGCTCCATGGGTACGGCGGCCCGCCGGCAGGCCCTGCTCGACCTGGTGACGGGCGAGGCCGGGATCGTCATCGGCACCCATGCGCTGATCGAGGACAAGGTCCGGTTCCACGACCTCGGCCTGGTCGTCGTCGACGAACAGCACCGCTTCGGGGTGGAACAGCGCGACGCGCTGCGCTCCAAGGGGAAGCAGCCGCCCCACCTGCTCGTCATGACGGCCACCCCCATTCCCCGTACGGTCGCGATGACCGTCTTCGGCGATCTGGAGACGTCCGTCCTCGACCAGCTCCCGGCCGGCCGGTCGCCCATCGCGAGCCATGTCGTCCCGGCCAAGGACAAGCCCCACTTCCTCAGCCGCGCCTGGGAGCGGGTCCGCGAGGAGGTGGAGAACGGCCACCAGGCCTACGTCGTGTGCCCCCGCATCGGTGACGACGCCGACGAGGCCGCGGAGAAGAAGGGGAAGGCCGGGAAGAAGAAGGCCGCCCCGGAGGAGGACGCCGAGAAGAGGCCGCCGCTCGCGGTGCTGGACATCGCGGACCAGCTCGCGAAGGGACCGCTCGCCGGCCTGCGCGTCGAGGTCCTCCACGGCAGGATGCCGCCCGACGACAAGGACGACGTCATGCGCCGGTTCGCCGACGGCCGGGCCGACGTCCTGGTCGCCACCACCGTCATCGAGGTCGGGGTGAACGTTCCCAACGCCACCGCGATGGTGATCATGGACGCGGACCGCTTCGGGGTGTCCCAGCTGCACCAGCTCAGGGGCCGTGTCGGTCGTGGCAGCGCCCCCGGTCTCTGTCTGCTGGTGAGCGAGGCGCACGAGGCGAGCCCCGCCCGGGCCCGGCTCTCCGCGGTCGCCGCCACCCTCGACGGCTTCGAGCTCTCCCGGATCGACCTCGAACAGCGGCGCGAGGGCGACGTCCTCGGCCAGGCCCAGTCCGGCGTCCGCTCCTCCCTGCGGGTGCTCAGCGTCATCGACGACGAGGAGGTCATCGCGGCGGCCCGCGAGGAGGCCGTCCGCGTCGTCGCGGACGACCCCGGCCTCGAACGGCTGCCGGAGCTGCGCACCGCGCTGGACGCCCTGCTCGACAAGGAGCGGGAGGAGTACCTCGACAAGGGGTGACCGGGCGGATCCCCGGTGACGCCATATCGTGGGGAGCACGGCACACGTCCCGTCCGGTGTGCCGCCCGCGACCCGAGGAACAGACACCCATGACCCGCGTGATTGCCGGTTCGGCCGGCGGACGCCGCCTCGCCGTCCCCCCCGGCACCGGCACCCGCCCCACCTCCGACCGTGCGCGCGAGGGCCTGTTCTCCACCTGGCAGGCGCTCCTGGGCACGCTCGACGGCATCCGTGTCGCCGACCTGTACGCGGGCTCGGGGGCCGTGGGACTGGAGGCCCTCTCGCGCGGAGCCGCCCACGCGCTGCTCGTGGAGGCCGACGCCAAGGCCGCGCGCACCGTCCGCGACAACATCCGCACCCTGGGTCTGCCCGGCGCGGAACTCCGTGCGGGCAGAGCGGAACAGATCGTGACCGGACCGGCGCCCTCGGACCCGTACGACGTGGTCTTCCTCGACCCGCCCTACGCCGTCACCGACGACGATCTCCGGGAGATCCTGCTCACACTCCGTGCTCAGGGGTGGCTCACGGGCGATGCTCTCGTCACGGTGGAACGGAGCACCAGAGGCGGGGAATTCACCTGGCCCGACGGATTCGAGCCCCAGCGGGCGCGTCGCTACGGCGAAGCCACGTTTTGGTACGGTCGCGCCGCCTCTACGTGCGAAGACGCACGATGACCGCACCGGAGAGCGAGGGAACCACGTTGCGCCGCGCCGTCTGTCCGGGGTCGTTCGACCCCATCACCAACGGACATCTCGACATCATCGGACGAGCCTCGAAGCTGTACGACGTCGTGCACGTCGCCGTGATGATCAACCAGTCCAAGAAAGGGCTGTTCACCGTCGACGAGCGGATCGCGATGATCCGCGAGGTGACGGCGGACTTCGGCAACGTCGAGGTCGAGTCCTTCCACGGCCTGCTGGTCGACTTCTGCAAGCAGCGTGACATCCCGGCGATCGTGAAGGGCCTGCGGGCCGTCAGCGACTTCGACTACGAACTCCAGATGGCCCAGATGAACAACGGCCTCTCGGGCGTCGAGACGCTCTTCGTGCCGACGAACCCGACCTACAGCTTCCTGTCGTCCTCCCTGGTCAAGGAGGTCGCCGCCTGGGGCGGCGACGTGGCGCACCTGCTGCCGCCGGCGGTCCACGAGGCGCTCGTGGACCGTCTCGGTAAGAAGTGACGAGCTGACCGTCCGTCACCAGGTGTCGGAGTGGCGGCGACTGGCCTTACAGTCGTCCCGTCCGTCTCCAACAGCAGCAGAGAGTGGCGAGCACACGGTGGACGTGCAGAAGAAGCTCGACGAGATCGTCGAAACGGTCGGGAACGCCCGCTCCATGCCCATGTCGGCGTCCTGTGTGGTGAACCGGGCCGAACTGCTCGCGATGCTCGAGGAGGTGCGCGAGGCCCTGCCCGGGTCCCTCGCCCACGCCCAGGAGCTCATCGGCGGCCATGAGCAGCTCGTCGAGCAGGCCCGGCAGGAGGCCGAGCGGATCATCGCGTCCGCCCGTGCGGAGCGCGGCTCGCTGGTCTCCGGCACCGAGATCGCGCAGCGGTCCCAGGCGGAGGCGGACCGGATCCTGTCCGAGGCCCGCAGGGAGGCCGACGAGGTCCGCGCCGAGGCCGACGAGTACGTCGACAGCAAGCTCGCCAACTTCGAGGTCGTCCTCACCAAGACCATCGGCTCCGTCGACCGGGGCCGGGAGAAGCTCCTGGGCCGCGGCGAGGGCCTCGACGAGCAGGGCTACCAGGACCCGGACTTCGCCGAGGCCCCGGAGCGCAGCGCCGACCCCGAGACGCTCCGCCGCCGCGCCGACGACTACGTGGACACCAAGCTCGGCGCCTTCGAGGCCGTGCTGGCCAAGACCCTGGAGGCCGTCGGCCGGGGCCGTCAGAAGCTGCACGGCCGGGTCGCCACCGACGACCTCGGCGCGCACATGGCGGCCCAGGACGCCGCGGGCGGCCACCAGCACACCAGCGACGAGGACCACTGGGCGGGCCTGGCCGAGCTGGCCGGCCCCGAGCC contains:
- the recG gene encoding ATP-dependent DNA helicase RecG, which translates into the protein MDRVSAFDEPLKKLLGGATAKVMAEHLYLHTVGDLLHHYPRRYEERGRLTTLTELPLDEHVTVVAQVADARVMMFNNGRGKRLEVTLTDGSGRLQLVFFGHGVHKPHKELLPGRRAMFAGKASLFNHKMQLAHPTYQLLDANDEDEATEAVDAFAGQLLPIYPACKQLDSWRIAKAVDTVLPSAQEAVDPLPPALRDGRGLVPLPEALLRIHRPHTKADIAAARDRLRWDEAFVLQVALARRRYADTQLPAVARRPVAGGLLDAFDATLPFTLTEGQQKVTGEIFDALATEHPMHRLLQGEVGSGKTLVALRAMLRTVDAGGQAAMLAPTEVLAQQHHRSITEMMGELAEGGLLGGSDLGTKVVLLTGSMGTAARRQALLDLVTGEAGIVIGTHALIEDKVRFHDLGLVVVDEQHRFGVEQRDALRSKGKQPPHLLVMTATPIPRTVAMTVFGDLETSVLDQLPAGRSPIASHVVPAKDKPHFLSRAWERVREEVENGHQAYVVCPRIGDDADEAAEKKGKAGKKKAAPEEDAEKRPPLAVLDIADQLAKGPLAGLRVEVLHGRMPPDDKDDVMRRFADGRADVLVATTVIEVGVNVPNATAMVIMDADRFGVSQLHQLRGRVGRGSAPGLCLLVSEAHEASPARARLSAVAATLDGFELSRIDLEQRREGDVLGQAQSGVRSSLRVLSVIDDEEVIAAAREEAVRVVADDPGLERLPELRTALDALLDKEREEYLDKG
- the rsmD gene encoding 16S rRNA (guanine(966)-N(2))-methyltransferase RsmD, whose translation is MTRVIAGSAGGRRLAVPPGTGTRPTSDRAREGLFSTWQALLGTLDGIRVADLYAGSGAVGLEALSRGAAHALLVEADAKAARTVRDNIRTLGLPGAELRAGRAEQIVTGPAPSDPYDVVFLDPPYAVTDDDLREILLTLRAQGWLTGDALVTVERSTRGGEFTWPDGFEPQRARRYGEATFWYGRAASTCEDAR
- the coaD gene encoding pantetheine-phosphate adenylyltransferase → MRRAVCPGSFDPITNGHLDIIGRASKLYDVVHVAVMINQSKKGLFTVDERIAMIREVTADFGNVEVESFHGLLVDFCKQRDIPAIVKGLRAVSDFDYELQMAQMNNGLSGVETLFVPTNPTYSFLSSSLVKEVAAWGGDVAHLLPPAVHEALVDRLGKK
- a CDS encoding ATP synthase F0 subunit B, with product MDVQKKLDEIVETVGNARSMPMSASCVVNRAELLAMLEEVREALPGSLAHAQELIGGHEQLVEQARQEAERIIASARAERGSLVSGTEIAQRSQAEADRILSEARREADEVRAEADEYVDSKLANFEVVLTKTIGSVDRGREKLLGRGEGLDEQGYQDPDFAEAPERSADPETLRRRADDYVDTKLGAFEAVLAKTLEAVGRGRQKLHGRVATDDLGAHMAAQDAAGGHQHTSDEDHWAGLAELAGPEPLRSPQQPSYAEPAQPEYAPVADYQDPSPSDFPVQAQPEAPYAQTYGYQDQQQVQDGYGYPQQPDPYAAYQQQAYDPNQQQEYWPQQAQVPAQQGESALDETSLFDTGMIDLEQLRRYEQGR